A region of the Vigna unguiculata cultivar IT97K-499-35 chromosome 9, ASM411807v1, whole genome shotgun sequence genome:
atgttttttatgaatataattacAGTAGTCGATGAATGGATAGAGATGATTTAAAGAAacatgaatatttgttttcaataaaagGAAATGAATTATTGTTAGTATTTTAAGGTTGttaaaaaggaaagagaaaatgTGTAAATAGTAGAGTGTAAAGTAGTAGTTGGAAAAGTGTAttttgtagttgagagtagttgtatgTTGTGTTATTTTTCTTGATGTTATAAATGGTAGGATACATGAGTATTTATAGACCCAgagattattctagaaacttctAGTTAGAATTTgtgcaaatatttttaaatttttttacatagtTGAATGTCCTTGAATTTTATTCTTATCCTAAGCTTTTCTTCAATACTTTAGAAgttttattacatttcaataactccatctttaaatttttcaaaattattctagaatttgcattatactttaacAATTATAGATAATGATTTGTGAGATTATGTTCATTTTCCATCCTAGTGTTTTGAGGAGATTTGGGAGAGAAGTTTGTCATTTTATCACTCCctctttattatattagaaaatcTTTGTACCATTACACCATTGATCTTCCTTCTTGGAGATACATGTCTATTATGAAGAAGTAATGGAACAGATATTCCaacttcatatattttgttccACTTACCCGAGTACATTAGTGATTATATCTGATTCCAACTTCCTTTATTTTTCTCCACTTACTTGATTACATTTGTGATGTATCCGATTTCAATGAgcttgaatttttttatccacATCTGATTTTGCTttaatgaacaaaatttaaatattttatttttaacttcaaatatattataatatttcttttttaattaataaatattattaatatttttacttataaaaaaattaaaattaattacaacttatctaattatcattttatattatgtttaatatcAAGGCTAATttgataatttaactttttcataaattaaaattcattttttattagtcacatcattcaaattctacacaaattttcataaaatttattctcAAACTTATCCCATTTTCACCTtcaaatctcttaaaaaaaatacacaaagtTCACCTTCAAATTTACTTAAATCAATTTGATCAAATCGATCATCTTACTTTTTTTCAGATCTTTCCATTCATAAAAACAcgttcaatttatttatttttcctagTTGTGAACATATAACTTAAGAAGGATTTGTTAGATAGGATAAGGGTAAAAACCCCATGAATCTGAAACGTAAAGTAAAGAGGACGAAAAATTatcaaaactgaaaatcaaAGTTGTGCAGAAATCATGAAAGCCACATAGAACAGAATCACAGGTATTCACATTATCAAGAACTAAAGGAATTGTCTTGGATTTTGCGCTATAGGAGATATTAAATTAGAACCAGCCAAAACAACAAACTCTTATGAATCAAAAGGGCAGTAATAACAGGTCATGCGGAGAAGATGACAAAAAAAGTGTAAACAGAACCAAGAAGAAATAAGGGAGAACGCACCTGAAAAAATGAAAGCAAGCAAAGTCAACTAGAGAAATGAGGATGTAGATGTAGAGAAAAGCGAGACACGAAGCGGTTCCAGAGAGAAGTGAATGCGGGAGAAGGCAGTTTCGAAAATATAAGTGAAGAGAATATGAACGGTTAACAAGCGAAAATGATCTTGACCATTTAAAACCCAGAAGCATCAGATTGCAGACACGTGGCGGGGTCAGGTAGCAAAGTTGTAATGATCATTTAAGTTAGCTTTCTTCAAACCAAACATTCATGTATTTCAAGCACAAAAACTtcaatatttaacataatttactttaaattttatataaggcaattaaataatttataaatttttcattttaaaccagttaattataaagtttattatgagtttttaaaatatttttacttcacTGTTTAGTGAAATATTAAAAACCCtcgtgttttttcttttttatattcaaacatgttttatataaattgtaaaaatatgaacTTGATCAGCTTACTTAAGGTTGACCAgcaatttattaatttgaattgcGATTAGAAGTCACACAAAAGCTGGATTGGTTGTTGTTGAATTTAGTAAGCACACGTGTATTATGCTATAGAAGACAGACTTTTATAACAGTAGAAGACTATTATTAACAATGTATCCTCATAAAGAACCAATCTATCTGGCCAACATGTGGTAGaacaattaattatatcattttgtATATCGGTGTCCCCCCACTTGTACATATAGCCCATGTtaactaaaatgtaaacaaataCTTTAGAGATCAAAATTTATAGAGTTCAAAATGCAAAATAcatttactaaaatttaattaaaataattaaatatatataattctaaaattttaaaattgagatattaaattaggtcaaaattttaaaaaaaaaaaaccgattCTAATatttaccaaaaaataaaagattaaaaatatatttaattcttacaaaaatcatatacatatttttattttttataatttaattgtgattaaatatatttatttttcataaagaacCAATCATTTTTAGAGAAATCACTCTCTTCATTTAACTATTTTCGTACACACCGGGTGCTTACTGTGCTGCACATTGTAATAATGTAACTACAAAGTCATGACAAATAAACATTTTGAATTAACGTCGGCGTGTACAATAGACAAGATAATCAACACATATAAtgacaaaatttaaatagaaaaaaaaaagtagtggCGCTTTCTTCCACTTGTAGTAGACAACGTTCATACTTCCACATTCTTTGGCCTCTATAAATTAGTGGCCACGCCATTGGCCACTGCACAGAGggcaaaacaaaaatccagaattGAACCGAACCagagaaagagataaagagGTTCATCAACATGGCGGGTGGGGTGGTTCCTGTGGACTCATCACCAATTACCAATGGCTTCGTTGGCAAGATCACGCTCTCAATCGTCATCACCTGCATCGTTGCTGCATCCAGTGGACTCCTTTTTGGATATGACCTTGGAATTTCAggttattttcttctaaattctTCTTACAACCACGTCAATTCTGAAACAAAACAACACTCTCTAGCTTCTGCGTTTTTGTTCTAATATTTTCATCAGAAAATCACAGTAGAAGCAGAATGATATGTATTTGCTTTTGCAGAGTTTGCTTTAGATTCTCAATGATTTCAAACATATGGTTGAAAATCGAAAGATCTAGCAGAAATAGGAGATATACCAGATGTTACTCTTTTAGATAGCATTATTATTCATACAGTATAAGAATAATTATACTGGCTCAAGTTCTCTAAGAATTATTAGACTCCACCCTTGCTTtattttagagttttttttaCCTTACCAATAAGGtatattcaattataattttttaatcaagtataaatttaaatgtaattatatatccctcaatttaaagaaaattagcTATTCCACTAATTTTTTGCCGGGGACTAATATTGGCAGAATTAATTACTATGATATTTTTGTAGAAAAACTAGATATATTTAGCATCTTAGAACACAAATATAGTAATaatagaaaagattaaaagaagatattttaaaaatatttaaatttaatacgGGCcacaaaatgaatttgaaaagaGAAATTTTAATCATAGATAGTAAAAGCAGATGTCACTGGCCTCACAAACAGAAAATACCCTTTTTTTTTGTGGATGGCACATGGTTTGAATTGAATCTGAAAGTATTTGAAGGTCCATTAATTGCAGatgttgaaaaataataaaatcttacaTCATGTGGGCATGATAGAAGAAAATGGAGCATAAGTTGAATTGTTgtgtttgaaaatgtttaaaCTTTTATGGACATCGACATTTGTATACAGTTAACAGTAACTTTGCACACGTCACATTGGGCCCACGAGAAGTTTTATTGGTATGGTATCTAAGAATTTGGATGAGTTTGACAAAATAGTTTATTAGCGTTTAAAATAGAGGGTATACAAacactttatatttattattttatttttcaacttttatttattttataaatataaaagtgaaatttttaatgactaaaatatttttaaaagttgattATTAAGTGTAATTTATGTTTGAACATTTTATGATAAAGATAAGTTAGTAATGAAATATATAATGTCTAAAGCTGAGTGTTTCCTtggaataaaaatgttaaaaaatttcaGGAGGAGTGACAACAATGGTGccgtttctggaaaaattcttCCCAGACATACTAAGAAAGATCGGTGGGAGTGAAGTGAACATGTACTGTGTTTATGACAGTCAAGTGTTGACATTGTTCACGTCTTCTCTGTATCTTGCGGGGTTAGTATCATCTCTGGTAGCTAGTCGAGTAACAACAGCAGTGGGTCGAAGAAACACCATGTTATTAGGTGGTGTAGTGTTTCTTCTTGGTGGTTCCCTTAATGCAGCTGCACAGAATATTGTTATGCTCATTCTGGGTCGTGTGCTACTTGGATTTGGGGTCGGTTTCACTAATCAAGTaagttacattttttatttcttaaactaCTATATTACTATCGCATTTTTATTAATCAAAGTACTTATTATTAATCATGCTAGAATATCCTAGACCATGCTTTTTGTCCCTTTGTTGCCCACCAAATTGcaataatttctttattcttcTGTATTTTATAACCTTTTGATATCTTAGACTATATCATATTGTTTTCCACCGTTTTTTCTctttatgttttgtttggaCGATGAAAGATATGGAGAACAACAAAATGAGTAAAAAGAGGTGGAAGAGAAAGGTGAATACATTGTAAATGTGTTGATTTTTAAGTTTTCTGTGTTGAGAGAAgtcaataaaagaaacaatgtataagaaaaagagagaataaagttataaaacatatttatctctaatcatatatttttatattaaatagacaacaaataaatatgttatttccatttttttaacaaGTCCCACACTTTTGTTTCTCgctttttctaaaaatattataattttagaaaatataggAGTTTATCTTTTCTCCTAATTTTGTCCTTTacccaataataaaaaaattatctgtcattatttttttttctccaaatttattttgaattcaaaaaataaattataaatacatgataaatttattttaaaactaaggCTGTATTATTTTACTAATCATCTGATAAATCTTGGACTTCAAGAAAGtactaaactaaaatatttaattttttaaaaaatataaaaatgtatttgttatttattaaataaaatgtagtagaaaaatatagtaatagaatttaaaaaatatatatttcttgtaCTGTTTTATTAATTCACGTGGAATTTCGCATTCATTGTTCAtactaagaaaatatttaagatgtttttattttatcttatgttTCCTTTTCgcctcatattttttttcttgtgtacATCTTTTTATTTCCGTCTTTCTACTTGCAATATATGtcactttcttgtttttctacctttatttcttaattagtgcTGCGTGCATGTTTATCAATTATATCAGGTCACTCGTCACAGTATTTTAAACTTTGACTCAGGCCattaatattctattttattccAACATAAATATCCCACATATATAGAGCCGGCACGATCATCCAAAGGACGTAACACAACTGCATAACAATAATTCTATAACTACCAAAATAGTGAACGAAACAGAGGCTTGAATTCAACCTTCTATCAGGATCACGCCATTATTTTTTTAGCGTGAAACACATGGAcgttattaaattataaacaagtcaaaaaataaaaactaaaaaaataaaacctataATGGTTGAAATAAGTTAACCTTAAGATAACTAAATAGTTCAAATTCACTTTTTTAAGCAATGAACCTTAAGATAACTTATTGGCATGTTGCAATAATTCTGAAAAACAGGCAGCCCCGTTGTACCTTTCTGAAATTGCTCCACCCAAATGGCGAGGAGCATTCAACACAGGCTTCCAATTCTTCCTAGGAGTTGGAGTATTGGTCGCTGGCTGCATAAACTTTGTAACTGCCAAACACACGTGGGGGTGGCGAGTTTCGCTTGGCATCGCTGTGGTGCCGGCGGCGGTTATGACAGTTGGTGCCTTGCTTATAACTGACACTCCCAATAGCTTGGTGGAACGAGGCAAAATAGAACAAGCCAGAAGAGCCTTGCGGAAGGCCAGAGGGTCCTCCTGTGATGTTGAACCCGAATTAGATGAACTCATTAAGTGGTCACAGATTGCAAAATCTGTAGACAAGGAACCCTTCAAAACCATATTTGAGAGGCAGTATCGACCCCATTTGGCCATGGCAATTGCTATCCCATTTTTTCAACAGATGACAGGGATTAACATTGTTGCATTCTATGCTCCTAACCTGTTTCAATCAGTGGGTTTGGGACATGATGCCGCTTTACTTTCTGCCATTATTCTCGGAGCAGTAAGCCTTGCCTCTCTCCTCGTCTCAACTGCTGTTGTTGATCGCTTTGGTCGAAGGTTCTTGTTCATATCTGGTGGCATTGTCATGCTTGTTTGTCAGGTGAGCAAAATTTAGTTACTTCCTTATGTTATATATCTGTCCAATGTCTCCCTATATTACTAACAGTAACAATTTTTGTGGCATGAAGATTTCGGTGTCAGTTATGCTAGCAGTGGTAACTGGTGTTCATGGCACAAAGGACATATCAAAAGGCAACGCAATTGGGGTGTTGGTGCTGCTTTGTTTCTACACTGCTGGTTTTGGCTGGTCATGGGGACCTCTGACGTGGCTAATTCCGAGTGAGATTTTCCCGTTAAAAATCAGAACCACTGGACAAAGCATAGCTGTCGCCGTGCAGTTTATTACCATATTTATATTGTCCCAGACATTCCTGACAATGCTGTGCCACTTTAAGTTTGCTTCCTTCCTGTTCTATGCGGGTTGGATTATAGTGATGACACTCTTTGTTATACTTTTCGTGCCAGAAACGAAAGGAATTCCCTTGGAATCAATGTACACCATATGGGGAAAACACTGGTTCTGGCGCCGCTTTGTAACACAACTTCCTCAACAAAATCTTCCTTGAACTAAATTTCACTTTAGGACTGTTGTTTATAACAaacagttaaaaattaaatattgttgacTTTGCCTTCTAAGTTCAATGTTTTCTGTATATGTAGAAAATCTCTGTAATGATCCAGTTATAACTAGTCATAACTATTTGTATGCCACTGATCTAATTAGCcaagtttaatataattattatatatcagTTCTGTGtatctatttttctttcctgCTACAGTTAGATTTCCTTTCCAAGAGTATTGTGTTTCCTTGACTAAATATTTTGGAGTATTTTTATCAACATGTTCATTTTATACTAAACCATGCAAAGTGCGCGAATAGTTTCTTATAAtccaaaaagttattttttagtGCAATTGACATTGATGTTTGTAAATCAAAGTCTATACGCTATGTTACATTACACCTCACTTTATAATTTCTGTCTTTATATTGAAAAGTGAAACTAACAGAAACACTTAATAATTGTTGATTTAACTTAATGTGTatgttaaaatacattttatttaaataataataataatattaacgaTATTTATAATATTCTGCTTACATTTATTTGCTTCAGATAATTATCATAACCTGTGGCTTTTAGCTCTGGCCAAATTTAGCcttctttttgtgaaaatagaacAAAAAGAGACTCAACATAATACAGCAAGTTGTTTGTGTTTCAAGCAGTAAAATggtacaattttattttcaaaattatcaattttcaaaattcttaaTATATCTCAAACTTGCTTTATCTCCATCAAGTTGTGTCtacaaaaatgaatttatatcaaaaaatttgttttaagtatgaatttaaattatatttgcaattaatataaaattttatttgtaagtATGAatccattttatttaaattcagtctgaaattatgttttaaaaacatcagtataaattaaattaaacaaaaattttatgtacaagaCTTCggtaataaaaactaaaattaagtGTAAGTtctaaactaattaaaaaaagttatatggTAAAGGAATAATCTCAACATACAATTATAAAGAAAGCGAAATTGTGAAAAACGATTTCATAAGAAAACATTGTCCTTCTAACTTACCCATCACataagtattttaaaagttatcCTAATaagtaatttagaaaaaaaaatagtaatatatatatatatatatatatatatatatatatatatatatatatatatatatatatatatatatatatatcaactcAGTTCTATTTATAGTTCtgttagggttttttttttttgtctgtgtatattttattaattcgAATTTCCTTCAAATGACGCTCACGTGGCGTTATCTTAAATTAATTGAGCGGAAATGTGGGATCTTATGGTGTTTTGTTCCTTTTGGATGTGTGGTGTGGTGTCAACTGTCAACTAACCCACATGatgttttaatattgttattaatttttttttttctgttaccTCACAAATATTTAGACACTGCATGTCATGTTCTTGTTCTTAGTGCTTTAGCTTTATTAAAGATGAGTTGACTTGCATATTCAATAATTCATGTGGGTTGCTTAGGGTGTAATTTCTGTTCTTATCCATTTTCCGTCAAACGTATGGTTTATTTTGTTAAAGAGGAAGGAGAAAATAAACAGaaagaaatatattgtttttatataataagCATTATGTCGTTTCAACCAGTACCAagattaatttgattaattgaTTATGAGTAAGAGTTATTTAACCGACctttaatgtttaaatatttttctattaagagtattttagttttgaatccAAAATCCTGTttcaataaaagtatatatatttttcgaatattgtctttttcttttataactccatattttgaatatttttgtcatatcGCCACAGCTCAATTATGACAAAATGTTCATGGACAAAAAATTATCGCCAAATGCAATTAAGTAATGATTGAATCACTTTGTTTGCATGAATTTGACATTGAAAGGCTATATAATTAACTTGGTACGTAATTTTGAGTTTAAATCATATATAGTATAACATGTATtgccgataaaaaaaatatatagcataaaattagttaaatacttaaaaaaatatcaaacgtATATTTGTAATTAACTTGTAAAGAGTTTATACTGGATTGCCAACTTTcgtaaatatttttgtcaagaGATGATTTTTATCACcactattttttaaagaaaattatttaatctaatttgacaaattttttatataaaagaaaaggaaatattgGTCCTAATCCAACTTGAAGTGCATTAGGCCATTTGTAATCTTAAAGTTATagtaaaactaatatttaagtttgcgttctttaaaataaaaattcacatttctcaacaaaaaagtttaaatatttaacttaaattagttaaatttttatacaagttaaaaaaatattatttacaaattattttgaacAAAGCTTTCTATTAAATTGAAAGAATTTTtagaattaatatatatatatatatatatatatatatatatatataattttagtagATTTCTGAAAAATACTCTTAATATAGATATTGAGCTGCTTTGACCagaaatttattaatttgaattgaTATCCATAGTTTGCGgttcaatttaataaattataaacactTGTATactatactatatatataatactattttcgtaaatattaataatatacccccggaagaaaaaaaaatgctgcCTGgctaataaatgataaataaagacTGAACAATTAATCATTACATCATGTTGCATTTGCCTGTCTGCCCACTTGTGTGGTCAAGCTTACTGTTTCAGAAAAATTAAACcctaattaaaagaatatatcatAGTCAACAAGcaccaaaataaatttaaacagtAAATATGATGTAGGTGTTTCTAGATTTAGTTAAAGTTGGATCTGTAATacttatgatttaaaaatagttcttttgattctttttctaattttggaacgatgtagattttttttttcttaatagagttaaaataaaatataaaggtaAGGATGAAGCTCACTATATTTAacgaatatataaaataaaataaacaagaaacaaaactatcaattttaaaatcaatactTTAGCATGTAATGTATAGGAcgattaattaatctttttatattacGAAAATTCGTAATGAAAagtaattttgaatataaattagTTTGTGCATGATTACTGGAACATATtatgagagagaaaaaagagagatgtAATGGCATCATATAATAGAAGGGGTATTAGGCTAATAGATAATCAAAGTTGTTGAGCTGCGTCAtaggtttttccttttttagcTAATGGAagtcacatttttattttttattttgacgtTACAAACGCCACTTATGAAGGGTATGGTGCAAATAGACCTCTGATGAGTACTGATGTTCTGGTGCAAATACGCCATTTATGGAAGTTACAATCTTTTTATACATAGTCTCCATTTTCACTTTGCAGAAATAAAATTTCTACATTATTCTACTTATTCTTTTATCTGAATTTGTAGTTCACTATTAACATATGTggtatttttttcttccttgaAGAAGACgaaatataatttatacttCTAAAAGATGAAATGGAATTcctatttattaattataattatttacatgtGTAATGTTGAGcggataaaaataatatatcttaaaaagtttcatattataagataaaaaatgaagtaaGTGTTATTGATTATACAATAAATTCTAAGTTTATGATATTCCTTATCCCGGTCAAATACACTTTaagtttgtatttaatttttcttatactcTTATAGTAAAGTATTGTGAGGTTTaagtttaattcttttattttagaatgCTGAATATACTTTGAATCGAAGGATATATAAGAGAATAATT
Encoded here:
- the LOC114196101 gene encoding sugar transport protein 5-like, which translates into the protein MAGGVVPVDSSPITNGFVGKITLSIVITCIVAASSGLLFGYDLGISGGVTTMVPFLEKFFPDILRKIGGSEVNMYCVYDSQVLTLFTSSLYLAGLVSSLVASRVTTAVGRRNTMLLGGVVFLLGGSLNAAAQNIVMLILGRVLLGFGVGFTNQAAPLYLSEIAPPKWRGAFNTGFQFFLGVGVLVAGCINFVTAKHTWGWRVSLGIAVVPAAVMTVGALLITDTPNSLVERGKIEQARRALRKARGSSCDVEPELDELIKWSQIAKSVDKEPFKTIFERQYRPHLAMAIAIPFFQQMTGINIVAFYAPNLFQSVGLGHDAALLSAIILGAVSLASLLVSTAVVDRFGRRFLFISGGIVMLVCQISVSVMLAVVTGVHGTKDISKGNAIGVLVLLCFYTAGFGWSWGPLTWLIPSEIFPLKIRTTGQSIAVAVQFITIFILSQTFLTMLCHFKFASFLFYAGWIIVMTLFVILFVPETKGIPLESMYTIWGKHWFWRRFVTQLPQQNLP